ctgttgcaaaagtgtccagctgtcagtgTCTGTCAGTAGCTAAGAAagtaggcgttattgacggagagaaatgcgctgtctatgttttattatttgttttttttttcaagtattctaggtattgtagcgccacctatttaaggttttttgatgacactttttgattccattccttacctccaccttccatattttaaatgtttgaacCAATATGGATGCgatcattttatatgaaagcaGATTTCCTAGCGGTAGTTCTTAGAAATGCTTTTCAAAATCGGCTCATGCtgttgtgttgttttttttttactaacccTAGAAAAGTGGTTTGATCGGTATTCCGTGATGAAAACTATCGCACGTCCTCCCCGCCCCGGGACTCGAACTATCGTCATACTAAACCTCATAGGTATAAATCAGCGCACAAGtagatatacctacctactagtttttatacatataatacacaATTTGTCTATAAGGTATAAGTTAAGAATATACTTTGCAAATCGTTTTAAgccttaaataatataatgaattATATCCGAAATCATTTTGTAAACAACGTTTGTTGTAGGTacatgataaattgataatagtacattacctttagtttctttttatttcttatcatgATAAATGTTTACCTGGAATTATCTGTCTGTACGTATATCCCAAGCTTATGTCTCTTTTCTTTAATATTAAGGAAGCCATCAAAGTGATGTCCTGGCTGCGAGAAGTAGATGGAAACCACAAGATGCTGGAACGGGACATTTCCATATTGAAAACAGAAATGATGACGAATGAGAACTTGCCGGCAGAATCCTGGAAGTCGATCCGTAAGTATTCTACCAATAATATGtactaatattaaaactaaGATTACGGATATCATAAATCACATTGAAACACATGTTAGTAGTTTTACTtccatccgacatccgatatcgtattaggcaatgtgaaaacgctcttttGTCAATGCTTACACCTAAGCGCCCTATTTTTAGATAGGGTACAGGTGGGGTGTAGTAAATTGATTATACGAActgtcattttaataaaaacagaGCTTTGGCGTTCGCTAGGTTGCGCgtgtgcacggagcgggcgaaacgaaacgaaaaatagtatgagcgccGGGTGCGGATTTTTCCTACAATTTCACACGCGTACACACGCCCGCTCCCTGCAAAAGGTTTgcaaactataaaaaaaacattgtcatTATTATATATCTAAAGACGGACCTTACGGTGTCAaacacacgaattcgagccaatcgtgcagtctaccGCCGAAACCCGATTGGTTGATGATTTCGCTCCACGCGAGCGATTAGTCGCAACcagttccgttagactgcactattggctcgaattcgagagtgacacttagtgctcgtaaggcccgtccttagatattatttaacttatgtgcctaattttctgtaaagatattgttttaggtatgtacataccaacctaattttgacatgtaaattgtaaaatactatgttttatgaataaaaatctgaatctgaatctgaaatATGTCAATTAAAAAACGATGAGTTTTTTCAGTGTCAGACAAGTCGTCACGGAGAGCCCTCTGCATATCCTTCCTGGTGATAACGCTGCTGGCCGTGGGCGGCGACTACGGCATCATGGCGTACGCGTCGGTGATCCTCCAGCATTCCGGCGTGACTTTCGCGCCGGAGGTGCAGGCGCTGTCCTTCCCCGCGCTCCTGACCTTAGGGTCCCTGCTGTCGGCTGTTACTATTGAGAAGCTCGGGAGGAAGGTAGATTTCAATAGAAGTGTAAAGAAACACGCGTCGGTGATCTTCCAGCATTCTGGTATGACCTTCGCGATgtcaataattaaaatgtatataaaaaaatattcagatcAAAGATTTGaatcttttttaaattaatttgtcaAATTCTCAACATGGGTTCTCACGGTTCCAAAGCGACCAATCcttacatgtatttttatttccagCCCCTCATAATGCTAGGCGCAGTGTTTACTGGTGTACCACTCGCCATAATGGGCACAGTGCTGGTGGTCCTGCAGAGCGGCGGGCACGTGCCCCCGTGGCTCCCCGTCGTCAGCATCGGCGTGTGTCTGTTCGCCAGCGGCCAGATGATGTCGCTGCCCTTCATCGTCGTCTCCGAGATCTTTAGCGTGCAAGTATGTTACTCTACATATGGCTACATTGCTCTATTTTATTCCTTCCCGTTGTTTATTGTCGGTCGTTCTGCCTGTACCtatatctgtctgtctatctgccAATCTgattgtctgtctgtctgtgtcgTGACATCATGTGCTTCTGTTGAAGACTAGGTTCCTCCAAAAGCTTCtgttcctcgccaagcgcattGCCTCAGTCAGTGAGGGAGGTTTCGTACCTTCAACTTTGTCTGTCAACGTTTTTGGTAATTTTAAATGGCTTTTTAGGAAACCGCCtcccatctgaccttccaattcAGAGTCGAAACTTTGTCTTAAATATTCCGATCAGTCAAGTTATTTCACAACgaaaaaattttaaacattaaaatttctTCTTAACTTCATAGAAACTTTTAGAGGAACGAGGTTGGGCGAGTAAAAGGTACCGTTGTCGGGTAGACTTAGACAGATTTATTCCTTATTGACtaagtgttaaataaataaataacaaaaataaaaataaaatgctgcCCGCCATAAAACTCAATGATACGACGTTGGTTTCTAATATATTGCTTGATTTgcctatttaaaaaatatttcaaattgtctctcaaaaaaaaaaaacgccgcgccgttaaaaaaatctgatttgCACAGCAGAGCGCTGTTTTTTCTGTGCAATTAGTTTTTGTTGTGAAATTAGCTGTAGATTAGATGATTATTTTTAGCTGATCATTTAAATAGTactctttcaaaaatatttcaataaaatacttGTTTTCAGATGAGATCGAAAGTTCTCGGCTTAATCTCGACATACGGATGGTCGCTGGCCGGCTCGCAGACTCTCCTGTTCGCAATAATAACAGAACACTTGGGCATGCAAACTATATTCTTCGCATTTGCCGCTATCAATCTATTGGGCACCATCGTGTGCGCTATCATCATGCCAGAAACGAAAGGGAAGACACTTGAGCAGATCAACAAGGAATTAATAACCAGAAGAATATGCTAGAACTTAGAAAAATAGTGTCCGGCCGACACCggagttttggccgaaaccgaagGTTCAGTTTTGCTCTAGTTTCGGCTGAAACCGAACCGTCGGCTGATACATGATTTTTATGGTTAAACCTGCAAGAACAGAAACTTTCGACTTGAAACTCCAGAAAATAGGTACAGAAAACACCGAAAATACATATCGCTCAAATAGGCAAGAGCGGTAGGGAAGCagataattaaatttagatTATCGTTTTCCGCGGTAGTGTCGGCATGGCCGAAAAGTTAAGGCAGTTTTTGGCCGAAACCAAACCTTCATTcgaaaacatgatttttatgtcgAAACCTGCCGAAACtgaaacttcggtcggacactagaaataaatacatacatacgtataatCACGCCTGTTTCCCGGAGGGgaaggcagagaccacggatttccacttgctacgatcctgacatacatacaaaaaagacTTATATATTCTTCACATTCGCCGTGGAAACCTGGCAGGAACCCACTGTCTGAGCTTTCATTATGCCACAAACTAATGGAAAGATACTTGagcagataaataaataatttgaggGCAGAACaatgtgaaagaaaataaattaagggTAAAGATGTcacacttttaaataaataataataattaataactttagttatttactttaaatgatgtttcattaaatcagtacaccttataaaacaaagtccccgccgcgtctgtctgccTGTTTATCTGTATATtcacgataaactcaaaaaccgGTTCTGAGCCTTGCTTTACcgttttttattatagttaagttCTTTTTCTACTTCATGTATATTCGAcagtaattttgaaatcttaATGATCGTAGTACGTTTTTTCTgcatactttttattttgttttttaaagccAAATTTCGTTTGATAGCATCTTCTGTATGTGCACAGGCTTCACACGAAGCCGCCTCAGGGGAGACAGTTGCCGGCGTGTGGGGCGCCGCGTTACACGCGCACGGCGCTCTGGGCTCGGTGCGAACGTGTATAGACCGAGGGTCTGACCACAACCTGTCGTCTACCGAGTCCCTATGTCTTGTGTAAACGCGCACCTCGTACTCGGTATCCGGGTACGGGAGGGCTAATCTAAAATGGCATTGAAAAGGAACCAAATGATTAATGCCCATTATGCAGCGCACAGACGACGTGTCCGCCTGTCGCCATACATCTGTGGTAGAATTCAGACGAAATTTTACTCTATATACACAAGTATCGCAAAAAATTCTAGTCCTTACAGACTTTGAATACGGATACCGAGCGCTATACAAATTGAGAACAGCATCGTATGAACTTGTGTTTATCACTCCTGGGGCCCAATTCCATTCTGGCTTTATAAGCGAATTAgtattgtaattaaatgtttcatTATAACAATATGTTTCATAGCAAGTCGTAAGTaatagtgtaatattttgattCAAAGTAAACATTTTATGGCCTTTTGCATGAATATTTTTCCTACACGTCATATTTAGCTCACCTGGCAACCTTTCACAGAGCAGTGTCGCTCCTTTCGTGTCATCGTTATGATCTGTATAAAACAGGCTAAATGAGAACCTGTCAGTCGGATATCGCCACGTACATTCCAGTATATGCCACACATGTACAGGCCAGTCATCTATAACGCACCGGAAATGTTCAGACTGCGGGTAAAAGTCCATCGTAACCGTTAACTCATTCAACACGTCTTCTTCACCATCTACCGTATTTCCTTTACCCCGGCACCGATAAACTACCAGCTCTTCTACGTAGTCCGCCCGTGCCTCGTAAATCAACGTTGTACTATTGATGAAGCCAGTTTTGTAGCTCGTTATCTTCATCGTCAATCAGAGAGAAAGCAGTACTATCAGGGCCACTGCAGAGTACCTGATACTCCTCGTCGTGAGGCACGAAGTAGTAATGCAGCCCGCCGTAATGTAGTTGATGCTGAGCCCTTGGCGAGTAGACTGACATCGTGGGCAGGACCACAACAGTCGAGGAGTCTTTGCAGCCTGTTCCACTGTCAGTGCAGATGTATTTATATCTACCGAAGTCTGATTTGTATATCTTCAATTGGATGGTGGTCTTATTAATAGTGACTGCGTGTATTGTTCGGCCGTTTACTTTCATACTGATGTTGCTAATATCATCGCTGGAACAATGTATCACAAGTTTTTCTCCATATGTTGCCAAGTATTCTCCATATTGGTTTCGTGTATGGATGTTAGTGGTCATCTTCGGCGGTGGTTGGTCCCCCGCGCACGGGCGGGCTCGGGCCCCGCCGGCAGCCCCGGCAGGCGCCGCGCCCAGCACCAGCACTGAGAGCGCCACAATCGCGGCACCAGTAGCAGTCTTCATCGCGGACACATGGACACACGACCGAGCAGCTCAGAGTTGCAAGTAACCCAGCGGAACGAGGCCGAGTACAATGCAGTTATTGCATTTGTCGTTTTATATACTGGATATTTTTCAAGTTTCCTTATTATTTTCAACTCTGTCTGAGGCATTGGAGCAACTCGGAAGTTACTATAGGGCTAACTGCCTCCGGCCAAACCCAAGCAAAACTCAGACCTGTGCGTTTCACCTGCGCAACCATCACGCAAATAGACCCCTTCGCGTAGAGTGGGATGGAGCGACGCTTGAACATTGCCCCCACCCGCGATATCTGGGAATAACGCTGGATAGAGCGCTAACCTACAGGGCGCACTGTTCTAACACACGCATGAAAGTTAGTGCGCGAAACAACTTGCTGCGTAGGCTAACTTCAACAAGCTGGGGCGCCACCGCACACACCTTGCGTGCCACCGGACTAGCTCTGTGCTTTTCTGCTGGAGAGTTTGCCTGCCCAGTCTGGCATCGGTCCCCGCACGCCGGCCTCGTAACCGCCGCGCTCAATGACACCTGCCGCGCCATCTCAGGCTGCCTCAAGCCGACCCCGCTCAACAAGCTTTACCCATTAGCTGGAGTGGCTCCCCCTGATATACGCAGAGAGGTAGCCTGCGCTATTGAAAAGCACAAACAGGAGAACGACCAGCGGCACCCCCTGCATGGACACATCCCGCCACCTGCTCGGCTTAAAAGCCGCAGGAGTTTTATGCGGAGCACCAGCCCCCTGCAGGGTGAGCCGGCCGATGTGCGCCGCTTGCTGTGGCAGACCCGGTGCCCTCCACCAGACGTGTACGTGCAGGCTTTGGAGCAACTACCGCCTGGCTATAAAGAACCTTGGCCAATTTGGAAGTCCTTAAACAGGCTCAGGTCCCAAGTTGGTCGCTGCAAGCAAAATATGGCCAAATGGGGATTGCTCCGTAGCTCCTCGACTCAATGTACCTGCGACACAGCAACGCAAACCATGGCACATCTACTGGCGTGCCCCACATGCCCGCATCACTGCTCGGAGCTGGATCTGAGGGACGCGACagccagggctgtcaacaccgctgcctattgggcttccatcgtataaaaaaaaaaaaaaaaaaaaaagggaacctcgacacgaaaagaaaagaaagattattttcaAGTTTACTTATCGTTTAGCCATTTGATTACCCGCTGTATAGCGCTCCCTGTCTCGCTCACATAAGCAACTATGTGCGATAATACACAGTAGTGCGGAGGattcatagatggtaggatcgcaTAGATGTGCCATACCGCGTGGCGCGTGCGCCCGTGCGGTACAGGACATATGCAATgcgaaaaaattaaaaccacgttttaacacgttttaacattcctaacaacataccaaaaacaacctacgttaTTTAGAAACGGTGGGCAACAAAAAACTTCTATGTCACTTAGGACTTTTTTATAAGTAGGCAGAAAGGAAAAGGgagactatgacaaggacaaacaataatatgtagtgctttctctgctactcctactgaaagatacgtAAGAGTATAccgttctgtcagttcccccCACCACTCATGCCTAATCCAtactaaaaaatacttatagggaccgtgcgcgttggagggtctgccatcttgagGCCTGAATCGGGACCATAAatatgcacatgtacacgtcacgtgttttcttgtgcatacttgcatagtaggttctgccatcttgtgggctacatcggaacaataaacatcacatttacggctcgcgccaaaaatctgacggctcctgtgctgcctcctacagttcacgcacgctccctattagTTTCATGGGAGGTTTAGTTTATCTTACAACTCGATTATCAGCAGTATTGTACAAGTAAATTGCACATgcatcatatttattttcacctcagcagctcgaacaagcctactttcgtcactccggtgagtgacgaaagtacgactttcctcactccagggagtgagacaagctttcgttaTAATGATGATGACTTTCATTCATAAATGTAAACCGTTGGACCAAAAGATTCCTATAAAGTTCTTCTATCATAACTTGTTTTCCGATTTTTGATATCCTTTTTAATTAAGGCTGTAGAAAACTGTCAAAACCCTGCAACTACAGCATAAGCACACCAAAACATTACAACTCCAAttactatgttttttttagagtCACGCTGATCTTCAGGTTCAGGCAAGATGCAGTTGCAGCGTTTTGCTTGCACTAAAACAGTTTTAAGCTACGCCGCAAGTACTAATTTAGTACCCAACGACACTTTCGAGAGGCCCACTatttaccagttcgccggacgatatcggcctgtcagcatttgcgaataactgacaggccgatatcgtccggcgaactggtaatgaGTGGGCGCCTTTACAGACATACTCGTAACTGACCAACTTGGTTGTTTTAGATATCTCGTCGGTATTtggttcaaaattcaaaaaaatattctgcaggtaggcctcaagggttcttttacaagtcaatacaacattaatAGTAAcgtcatatagtgacatgaaacatacataacaacatttataaatacaacagccaatacctgggtaaacaatacattataataatcttaaaataaataattactacaatacaatatatatggttaaaaatatattcaatctGGAGATGCAAagggtccccaatgtcagagtactaatactaataagatttggaggtgtaaaatatccaaatgaaaatactaaataaataaatcgcgtctagAGTGTTAAGCTAGCTAGGTTACATAAGATACAACTGTATTTCTAactcaaaaattcaaaattcaaaattcaaaaatttattctgcaagtaggcctcaagggctctttta
The DNA window shown above is from Cydia pomonella isolate Wapato2018A chromosome 28, ilCydPomo1, whole genome shotgun sequence and carries:
- the LOC133532857 gene encoding facilitated trehalose transporter Tret1-like gives rise to the protein MAAKDTKEGTIYKQWIIGAVATTPFLTYGLQNGWISPVIGLLQSDLSPSGRRLTTNEISLVASGISMAAISTAAVFGYLADSIGRRATLMCLVTPQIFCFALKLISAHPVCLIVAQLCGGIAAGGSFCVAPTYVKEMAQDSIRGYLASSGILLQSIGMLIMYAMAPYLGYYTLLWIVVWLPVLNLIGMFWIPESPAFLVKRGRVEEAIKVMSWLREVDGNHKMLERDISILKTEMMTNENLPAESWKSILSDKSSRRALCISFLVITLLAVGGDYGIMAYASVILQHSGVTFAPEVQALSFPALLTLGSLLSAVTIEKLGRKPLIMLGAVFTGVPLAIMGTVLVVLQSGGHVPPWLPVVSIGVCLFASGQMMSLPFIVVSEIFSVQMRSKVLGLISTYGWSLAGSQTLLFAIITEHLGMQTIFFAFAAINLLGTIVCAIIMPETKGKTLEQINKELITRRIC